A stretch of the Pantoea nemavictus genome encodes the following:
- a CDS encoding ParA family protein has translation MKIITLYNHKGGVSKTTTTFNICSYLAGIGKKVLMVDADPQCNLTEISMAVTIKELDAQSEKNKKIAELPGTDILEVLNQRIKGDSAFIDLDKVFTAKISENLDLIRGSVDLSSIEDDLAEAHVQRLSQRTNLMRTYISIGDFLVRIAEKEKYDYVFIDVGPSSGALTRSFFLSCDAFFIPVAPDRFNVQAISTLSHIISRWINEHQQAIKTYNEMGLPIRHGSPAFLGCIVQAFKKYSGVAKPGYQMWMDRIPAEIDNKIKPLMGDDKYLPEFAGDSKGSAIVIEIPDFNQLAPLMQEVGKAVFNINQSDTALITKSGDPWRGNNWTGAAERIESYRKLFAKACTTIFEYEKRIK, from the coding sequence ATGAAAATTATCACACTGTATAATCATAAAGGTGGCGTTTCAAAAACCACCACTACTTTCAATATCTGCAGCTATCTTGCAGGAATAGGTAAAAAGGTTTTAATGGTTGATGCTGATCCTCAATGTAATTTAACCGAAATTTCCATGGCGGTAACTATTAAAGAACTCGATGCACAGTCTGAAAAAAACAAAAAAATTGCAGAGTTACCAGGTACGGATATTTTGGAGGTTTTGAATCAGAGGATCAAGGGTGATTCAGCCTTCATTGACTTAGATAAAGTTTTTACAGCTAAGATAAGCGAGAATTTGGACTTGATCAGAGGCTCTGTAGACCTATCTTCTATTGAGGATGATTTAGCAGAAGCTCACGTCCAACGATTAAGTCAACGAACTAATTTAATGAGGACCTACATATCAATTGGTGATTTTCTTGTAAGAATAGCTGAAAAAGAAAAGTATGATTATGTGTTTATAGATGTGGGGCCTAGTTCTGGAGCACTAACGAGATCATTTTTCTTATCATGTGATGCTTTCTTTATTCCAGTTGCACCTGATCGCTTTAACGTACAAGCTATATCTACATTAAGTCATATTATCAGTCGATGGATAAACGAACACCAGCAAGCAATTAAAACATATAATGAAATGGGATTGCCAATTAGACATGGTAGCCCTGCATTTTTAGGCTGTATTGTTCAAGCATTTAAAAAATATTCTGGAGTAGCAAAGCCAGGTTATCAAATGTGGATGGATAGAATACCTGCAGAGATTGACAATAAGATTAAACCTTTAATGGGTGATGATAAGTATCTTCCGGAATTTGCAGGGGATTCTAAAGGTAGCGCTATTGTTATTGAAATCCCTGATTTCAATCAATTGGCCCCATTGATGCAAGAAGTGGGTAAAGCAGTTTTCAATATAAATCAATCTGATACGGCTTTAATAACAAAAAGTGGAGATCCGTGGAGAGGTAATAACTGGACTGGCGCTGCGGAAAGGATTGAAAGCTACCGCAAGTTATTTGCAAAGGCATGCACTACTATTTTTGAATATGAAAAGAGAATTAAGTAA
- a CDS encoding Lrp/AsnC family transcriptional regulator — protein sequence MSLSKTDIKILQQLQQDARITNQHLADEIGLSASPTWRKVRKLEEDEVIQGYRAVLNRKKIGLNVMVFVRVSIDSHSEAEARKFEQEVMSLDNVVSCYSIGGDADFLLQVVAADMDAYADFAMSVIRRLPGIKEMQSMFVLKEIKGLAAWPLEVQSNIGN from the coding sequence ATGAGCTTAAGCAAGACAGATATCAAAATTCTTCAGCAGTTGCAGCAGGACGCGCGCATCACCAACCAACACCTCGCCGACGAAATTGGCCTCTCCGCATCCCCCACCTGGCGCAAAGTGCGCAAGCTGGAAGAGGATGAAGTGATTCAGGGTTATCGTGCGGTACTTAATCGAAAAAAGATTGGCCTTAATGTGATGGTGTTCGTGCGCGTCTCTATTGATAGCCACAGTGAAGCCGAAGCGCGTAAATTCGAACAGGAAGTGATGTCGCTGGATAATGTGGTGTCCTGCTACAGCATCGGCGGCGATGCCGATTTCTTATTGCAAGTGGTGGCGGCAGATATGGATGCGTATGCCGACTTCGCGATGTCGGTTATTCGTAGACTGCCAGGGATAAAAGAGATGCAGAGTATGTTTGTGCTGAAGGAGATAAAGGGATTGGCGGCCTGGCCTTTAGAAGTGCAATCTAATATAGGAAATTAA
- a CDS encoding DUF2000 domain-containing protein — protein sequence MNFDANTHRCTIVIDQQLPAGLAMNACSVIGISFGKLIGNLVGPDQQSQDGVNYPGVIYAPLPVLLADGNYLRELQQISGVDNEIFAMPFSALAQSCKTYDEYGERIANAHSDHIELVALGLIGHKKKITRLTGNLKLYR from the coding sequence ATGAATTTCGACGCAAACACCCATCGCTGCACCATCGTGATTGATCAGCAACTGCCCGCAGGATTGGCAATGAACGCTTGTAGCGTTATCGGCATTAGTTTTGGAAAATTGATAGGCAATTTGGTGGGGCCAGACCAGCAGAGCCAGGATGGCGTGAACTATCCTGGCGTTATTTACGCGCCGCTGCCGGTGTTATTGGCTGATGGCAATTACCTGCGCGAGTTGCAGCAAATAAGCGGCGTCGATAACGAGATCTTTGCGATGCCGTTCAGCGCGCTGGCACAATCCTGCAAAACCTACGATGAATATGGCGAACGTATCGCCAACGCGCACAGCGATCATATTGAGTTGGTGGCGTTGGGTTTGATCGGTCACAAGAAAAAAATCACCCGATTAACCGGCAATTTGAAGCTTTATCGCTAA
- a CDS encoding AraC family transcriptional regulator has product MIDPLAEMVSLLQPQAAFSKRARANGRWRVHRSETGQPFYCLVLAGRSQLKMKGHAPITLEQGDFVLIPAAWEFCMTSAEPPADDAPETVPQMLAPGEFWIGDQQQPADVETLIGYCQFGAPDAGLIVSLLPQFIQVRGESRLTTLVQLVVDECRAQRPARHVVLERLLELLLIEALRSMPICNACPGVMGGLADERLAAAIRAIHANPAHSWTVAELAKAAALSRSAFFVRFRAAVGVAPMVYLLTWRMALAKNLLRGKSMAVAEVAERVGYRSASAFSVAFSRYVGQPPAWFAAEAEQDV; this is encoded by the coding sequence ATGATCGATCCCTTAGCTGAGATGGTTTCGTTGCTACAGCCGCAAGCAGCTTTCTCCAAGCGTGCGCGAGCTAATGGTCGCTGGCGCGTACATCGTAGCGAAACTGGCCAACCGTTCTATTGCCTGGTGCTGGCAGGCCGCAGTCAACTGAAGATGAAAGGGCATGCGCCAATAACCCTTGAGCAGGGCGACTTTGTACTGATTCCGGCCGCATGGGAATTTTGCATGACCAGCGCTGAACCACCTGCCGACGATGCGCCAGAAACCGTGCCGCAGATGCTCGCACCCGGCGAGTTCTGGATTGGCGATCAACAGCAGCCAGCCGACGTGGAAACCTTAATTGGCTATTGCCAGTTCGGCGCGCCCGATGCTGGATTGATCGTCTCGCTGCTGCCGCAGTTTATTCAGGTGCGCGGTGAATCTCGCCTGACCACCTTGGTGCAATTGGTGGTGGACGAATGTCGCGCGCAGCGGCCGGCGCGCCATGTGGTGCTGGAGCGCTTGCTGGAGCTGCTGTTAATAGAGGCGCTGCGATCGATGCCGATCTGTAATGCGTGTCCGGGCGTAATGGGCGGATTAGCCGATGAGCGCCTGGCGGCAGCGATCCGTGCTATTCACGCTAATCCCGCGCACAGCTGGACGGTGGCAGAACTGGCTAAAGCCGCTGCACTTTCGCGTTCCGCTTTCTTTGTGCGTTTTCGGGCCGCAGTTGGCGTCGCGCCGATGGTTTATCTGCTGACGTGGCGCATGGCGCTCGCGAAAAATCTTCTGCGTGGAAAAAGCATGGCGGTAGCCGAAGTGGCGGAGCGCGTCGGTTATCGCTCTGCCAGCGCGTTCAGCGTGGCATTCAGCCGCTACGTCGGCCAGCCACCTGCATGGTTTGCGGCCGAGGCAGAACAGGATGTTTAG
- a CDS encoding SDR family oxidoreductase, translating to MKTILITGCSSGFGHATALYFLERGWNVIATMRNPRADLFPAADNLRLLPLDVSDAASIEQAIAAAGDIDVLVNNAGIGVLTSLEGTPMSTVRDIFETNTLGTIALTQAVLPQFRARQSGTIINVTSTVTLKSLPLLAVYTGSKAAVNAFTESLALELQPFNINVRLVLPGLAPTTDFGKNAMPRMENTQLEPYQPLLDGVFNAMQQPQPTTKASDVAEAVWRAATDPDAPMRIPAGEDAVALANQPG from the coding sequence ATGAAAACGATTCTAATCACCGGCTGTTCTTCCGGCTTTGGTCACGCCACCGCGCTCTATTTCCTCGAGCGCGGCTGGAACGTGATCGCCACCATGCGCAATCCGCGTGCCGACCTGTTTCCCGCTGCAGATAATCTGCGTTTGCTGCCGTTGGATGTCAGCGATGCGGCCAGTATCGAGCAGGCTATCGCCGCAGCGGGCGATATTGATGTGCTGGTGAATAATGCTGGAATTGGCGTGCTGACCTCGCTGGAAGGCACGCCAATGTCGACCGTGCGCGACATCTTTGAAACTAACACGCTCGGCACGATTGCACTGACGCAGGCTGTGCTGCCGCAGTTCCGTGCCAGGCAGAGCGGTACCATTATCAACGTGACATCGACGGTCACACTGAAATCCTTACCGCTGCTGGCGGTTTACACCGGTAGTAAAGCCGCGGTGAATGCCTTTACCGAATCGCTGGCGCTGGAGCTACAACCGTTCAACATCAACGTGCGTCTGGTGCTGCCGGGTCTGGCTCCCACCACCGATTTCGGCAAGAACGCGATGCCGCGTATGGAAAACACCCAGCTCGAGCCGTATCAGCCGCTGCTTGATGGCGTGTTTAACGCGATGCAACAGCCGCAGCCGACCACCAAAGCGAGCGATGTTGCTGAAGCGGTATGGCGCGCGGCAACCGATCCCGATGCGCCGATGCGCATTCCGGCCGGTGAAGATGCGGTGGCATTAGCCAACCAGCCAGGTTAA
- a CDS encoding GNAT family N-acetyltransferase, whose protein sequence is MHISPLAQQPQLFDAVTQMLHREWSDLPNWRDASVIQQRLQARNADRAKTVTLVATTTAGELMATASIIHYELSDLSEREFWLGEVITASEHRGKGLASALVTQLIAEARLRGIAALWLYTPDQQALYRRFGWQDVEQREIANEDVTVMKLVI, encoded by the coding sequence ATGCACATCAGCCCGTTGGCGCAGCAGCCACAGTTATTCGATGCGGTCACCCAGATGTTGCATCGTGAATGGTCAGATTTACCAAACTGGCGCGATGCATCTGTTATTCAGCAGCGCTTGCAGGCACGCAACGCGGATCGAGCTAAAACGGTCACGCTGGTAGCGACCACCACAGCTGGCGAGTTAATGGCGACCGCCAGCATCATCCACTACGAATTAAGCGATCTCAGCGAGCGCGAGTTTTGGCTCGGCGAGGTCATTACCGCGTCAGAACATCGTGGCAAAGGCCTGGCCAGTGCTTTGGTAACGCAATTAATTGCCGAAGCGCGTCTGCGTGGCATCGCGGCGCTGTGGCTGTATACACCCGACCAGCAAGCGCTCTATCGCCGCTTCGGCTGGCAGGATGTGGAACAGCGCGAGATTGCTAATGAAGATGTGACGGTGATGAAGTTGGTCATTTAA
- a CDS encoding nucleotide triphosphate diphosphatase NUDT15, whose protein sequence is MSPQVGIGVLIFRDGKLLLGQRKGSHGAGDWSAPGGHLEFGEAPEACARREVLEETGLQLGEVQNGAFVSDVFPEVNKHYITLLLVAQDASGEPQLMEPEKCSGWHWFAPEELPEPLFAPLRSWITRDGLAALQALAKSS, encoded by the coding sequence ATGTCGCCACAAGTGGGCATCGGCGTGTTAATTTTTCGCGATGGGAAACTGTTGTTAGGGCAGCGTAAAGGTAGCCATGGCGCAGGGGATTGGTCGGCGCCGGGCGGTCATCTGGAATTTGGTGAGGCGCCGGAAGCCTGCGCGCGACGCGAAGTGCTGGAAGAGACCGGCTTGCAACTCGGTGAGGTGCAAAACGGCGCCTTTGTGAGCGATGTGTTTCCCGAGGTCAACAAGCATTACATCACGCTGTTACTGGTGGCGCAGGACGCTAGCGGCGAGCCGCAGCTGATGGAGCCGGAGAAGTGCAGCGGCTGGCACTGGTTCGCGCCCGAGGAATTACCTGAACCGTTATTTGCGCCGCTGCGTAGCTGGATTACGCGTGATGGACTGGCGGCACTGCAGGCGCTGGCGAAATCATCTTAA
- a CDS encoding MFS transporter yields the protein MNRTLPAVGMFALLVFVIALNLRPIMAAMGPLFPLLQQDAQLSATQLSLLTTLPVIMMGLAALAGPLLLRTLGEVRGIAAGLLLLALASLARGFDQSATALIVSALVAGCGIGLIQALMPAQIKRHFGAKAGTLMALFTTGIMAGAAIAAASAVPLANSRGLAVTLAIPLLPAAIALLLWLVGSPGSAPAQHRTAPRADRARRAWLLMIFFGIGTGAYTLVLAWLPPFYIQHGWLPEQSGYVLGALTLTEVVAGFVLSALIHRFRDRRRPLLVVLALILLGLISLILLGGAQVWLPTLLLGLGIGALFPLSLIVTLDHAHTPEEAGALLSFVQGGGYLLAALMPLIAGMVRDRAASLDSAWAIMSVGIVLLMVMALRFKPQQ from the coding sequence GTGAATCGTACTTTACCTGCGGTTGGGATGTTTGCCTTACTGGTTTTTGTTATCGCGCTGAATCTGCGACCAATTATGGCGGCGATGGGGCCGCTATTTCCGCTGCTGCAACAGGACGCGCAGCTTAGCGCCACGCAGCTAAGTCTGCTTACTACCTTACCGGTGATCATGATGGGATTAGCGGCGCTGGCCGGTCCGCTGCTGCTGCGTACGCTGGGCGAAGTGCGTGGCATAGCGGCGGGGTTGCTGTTACTGGCGCTGGCCAGCCTGGCGCGTGGATTCGATCAATCCGCCACTGCATTGATTGTTAGCGCGCTGGTGGCGGGTTGTGGCATTGGCTTAATTCAGGCATTGATGCCAGCGCAGATTAAACGTCACTTCGGCGCGAAAGCGGGCACGCTGATGGCGTTGTTCACCACCGGCATCATGGCAGGCGCAGCGATTGCGGCAGCCAGTGCCGTGCCATTGGCGAACTCCCGGGGCTTGGCGGTAACGCTCGCGATTCCGCTGTTACCTGCTGCGATTGCACTGCTGTTGTGGCTGGTAGGTTCGCCCGGCAGCGCGCCAGCACAACACCGCACCGCTCCCCGCGCGGATCGCGCACGCCGTGCCTGGCTGCTGATGATCTTCTTTGGTATCGGCACCGGCGCTTATACCTTAGTGCTGGCGTGGCTGCCGCCGTTTTATATTCAGCACGGTTGGCTGCCGGAGCAGAGCGGTTACGTGCTGGGGGCTTTAACGCTAACCGAGGTGGTGGCGGGGTTTGTGCTGTCGGCGCTGATTCACCGCTTCCGCGATCGTCGCCGTCCGCTGCTGGTGGTCTTGGCCCTGATTTTGTTGGGTTTGATCAGCCTGATATTACTGGGCGGCGCGCAGGTGTGGCTGCCCACCTTGCTGCTGGGATTGGGCATCGGCGCGTTGTTCCCGCTTTCGCTAATTGTCACGCTGGATCATGCGCACACGCCAGAAGAGGCGGGCGCGCTGCTCTCCTTCGTGCAGGGCGGTGGCTATTTGCTGGCAGCGCTAATGCCGCTGATTGCCGGCATGGTGCGCGATCGCGCCGCATCGCTGGATAGCGCGTGGGCAATAATGAGCGTGGGCATTGTGCTGCTGATGGTGATGGCGTTACGTTTCAAACCGCAGCAATAA
- a CDS encoding MarR family winged helix-turn-helix transcriptional regulator, with the protein MADHVDFVMKQWTSAMPELDASSMAVFGRMLRIMQHLAKTRAAALAPFGFRDGEFDVLATLRRADAPYRLSPTQLYKSLLVTSGAMTNRLNRLEDVGLIMRVADPEDKRSTLVALTDAGLAKIEQALQVHTQTQNHLLSTLDDEQQQQLQSLLSQLLVASETGS; encoded by the coding sequence TTGGCGGATCACGTTGATTTTGTAATGAAACAGTGGACCAGCGCTATGCCTGAGCTGGATGCATCATCAATGGCGGTGTTTGGTCGCATGCTGCGCATCATGCAGCATCTGGCGAAAACCCGCGCGGCGGCACTAGCACCTTTTGGTTTCCGTGATGGCGAATTTGATGTGCTGGCGACGCTGCGGCGCGCGGATGCGCCCTATCGCTTATCGCCGACGCAGCTGTATAAATCCTTACTGGTAACCTCGGGCGCCATGACCAATCGGCTCAATCGACTGGAAGACGTGGGTTTGATAATGCGTGTCGCCGATCCTGAGGATAAGCGCAGCACGCTGGTGGCGCTCACCGACGCTGGCCTCGCAAAGATTGAGCAGGCGCTGCAAGTGCATACGCAAACGCAAAACCACTTGCTGAGCACGCTGGATGATGAGCAGCAGCAGCAACTGCAATCTCTACTCAGTCAGCTGCTGGTGGCAAGCGAAACGGGAAGTTAA
- the cybB gene encoding cytochrome b561, translating to MSNKYAPSQIFLHWLTFLLVVTAYCTMEFRGLATRGSWQGFAMIIGHFSAGSCVLVLMLSRVMLRFRHRSPAIIPKPPHWQTGLAHLMHLAIYLFFIVLPTLGILSRFYMGRTWWIFGIPMPVSGDPDPDFADMIADWHETLAPYGYWLIGIHAVAALAHHYLFKDNTLLRMMPSRRSR from the coding sequence ATGAGCAACAAATACGCCCCGTCGCAAATATTTCTTCACTGGTTGACCTTTCTGTTGGTCGTCACTGCGTATTGCACTATGGAATTTCGTGGACTGGCGACGCGCGGTTCATGGCAAGGCTTCGCGATGATCATTGGTCACTTCAGCGCCGGCAGTTGTGTGCTGGTGCTGATGCTGTCACGCGTGATGCTGCGTTTTCGTCATCGCAGCCCGGCAATTATACCCAAGCCCCCGCACTGGCAAACCGGCCTGGCGCATCTGATGCATCTGGCGATCTACCTGTTTTTCATCGTATTGCCGACGCTAGGCATTTTGTCGCGCTTCTATATGGGCCGCACATGGTGGATTTTCGGCATTCCGATGCCGGTGAGTGGCGATCCCGATCCCGATTTTGCTGACATGATTGCAGACTGGCACGAAACCCTCGCGCCTTATGGCTATTGGCTGATTGGCATTCACGCGGTTGCCGCATTAGCGCACCATTATCTGTTCAAAGACAATACGTTATTGCGCATGATGCCATCGCGTCGCTCACGTTAA